In Saccharospirillaceae bacterium, the genomic window TGCTGAGGTAGATGCTAGAAAATAGCGCACGATTTATGCGCCATTTTTTATGCCGGGGATAAAGTACGATTTGCCACATTGTCAGTGCTAATGGGGTCTGCCAACGAATATTACGATGCCTCACCGGGTTGGTACGGAGTTTGCGAACTCGGCTTATGTCAGTTCAAGACTTAAGTCCGATTACCAAGGAGTAGTTTATGTACAAAGTTGCGGATATTCAGGATTACCGCCCTGTTAACCAAGTTGCGGTTTTTCAGCCGGATATGCTCGATTCTTTGACGTCTATTCTGCAGGAGCGCTATCAGGACGAAGACAGCATTCAGCGGATTCTTTCGTTAATTTGTGACATTTCCGGATTGCAGAATGTGTCGGTTGCCGTGCCTGATTCTCCGAGCCGCTTCCGCGCTCAGTTCTGCTCCACGGGTGTGACCAATGGCGTATACAGCTTTGCGGTACAGCACGCATTGTGCCGCCAGTTCGAGTCACACGAATGGCTAGTCATCAAAGAAGGCAGCGAATGTGCTGACGTGTTTGTTCCACAACACAGCATGCTGACAGGGCAGGACCGTTGTTTGTTAATGCCGCTGTTGCTGCGTCAGTCAGTATTGGCCGTTCTGGTTCTGGATTTGCGTAATGCTCCGGGGGCCGTTGAATTATCTGCCGTGAGTTTCCTGGGAACTCAAATTGCGCAGATGCTGGCAACACAGGTTGTACCGAATTTTAAAACCTTGTACGCGAGGCCTTATCAGCGAGTACAGGCGGATGAGTTGACTGACATTCACGCTGCTATTGAAAAATGTAATGGTAATAAAACCATGGCTGCGAAGGTTCTTGGTTTGACGCCGAGACAGCTGCGATACCGTTTGTCGAAATTATCTGAAGAGTCTGCCTGAAGCGAATCTCCTGCACTAACAACGCGGTTGATTTTCAAATAGCCGCTTTCATTAAATTGTCATCACTCAGGGGCCACACTATTCAGATTGCGGCCAGAGAACCTGAGTATGACACCTGTTAGAATCAGCATTGTCAGTGAAACCTACGTTCCCGATGTAAATGGTGTGGCTAACTCGTTGCGTCATTTAATTCAGGCTTTAGATAACAACAAGTACCGTATTCAGATTATTCGCACCCGTCCTAAAGCAGCCTGGACACCAGAGGTTGAAGAAGTTTGGGTCAAAGGCCTGACAATCCCTATGTATCCTGATCTGCAGATTGGATTGCCGTGCGCTAAACGTATGGCGGCTGTTTGGGATCAGTTTCAGCCTCACATGGTGTTTATTGCTACCGAAGGACCATTGGGGAATTCTGCATTAAAAGAAGCGCAGCGGCGCGGTCTTCCTGTTCTCAGCGCTTTTCACACCAATTTCCACCGGTACTCCAGTTATTATGGGATGGGGTGGATTAAAACCCTCACGTTGAACTGGTTGCGTCGTTTTCATAATTCAACGTTGGGTACACTGGTGCCATCTTCAGAAAGCGCAACATTTTTACGCAGCAACGGTTTTGATGATGTGCATGTTCTGCCGCACGGTGTTAACTGTGAGTTATTCCATCCACGATGTCGATCTGCCTATCTGCGTAATCAATGGCAAGTTGAAGACGGTCAACCCGTTGCTTTGTACGTTGGTCGGATTGCCGCAGAGAAAAACATTCCTCAAATTGTGACAAGTTATCGTCAGCTGTTACAGCATACGCCGGATTTAAAATTAGTGATGGTTGGCGATGGGCCGCTGCGTCTGCAATTGGAACAGCAACACCCGGATATTATTTTTGCCGGTATTCAAACCGGTGAAGCACTGGCACGTTATTACGCTTCCGCGGACTTTTTTATGTTTGCCAGTCAGACAGAAACGTTTGGTTTGGTAACACTCGAAGCCATGGCGAGCGGTTTACCCGTTGTTGCTTATGATTTAGCGGCGGCTGCACAATTTATCAGGCAGGGTGTCGATGGTCATTTGGCGAAAGCAGATGACTCTGATGCCTTCACTCAAGCCTGTCGAAAACTGTTGTCCATGGATTTATTGGTAGCAGGACAACAGGCCCGTGAAAACGCAGAGCAGGCCAGCTGGGCAAAAGTGACTCAGCAATTTGATCAGCACGTCCATGCTGCGATTTATCACTCACATGAACAAAAGGCAGAACAAATTCAAACCATGGTATGAGGTTTGCTCTCTTGATGTTAGTTGAAAAATAATTGAGGGGCGAATGGTGGAATTTAACCGTCAAAGCATTGCAACGCTGCAAAAAATTAAACGCCTGGCGAAGAATGAGCAAGGTTGCGTGATTCATTATGACTCGCCAACACTGGAAAATGAGCTCCGAACGTTAGTTCAAAGCGGCGTAAGTCGAGAGTTACTGCAGCTGATTGAGTCATTTTTGCCAACTCAGGAGCCAGTCCCTGCCTTTACGACCGAGCCAAGGGTCTATCGTGGTGCGCAGCAGATAGTTGATGATGCTGAACGCACGTCTAAGCGCACACAACGGATTTATCGCGGACAGGTTGTGATGGCCTGATTACAACCCTCTATAAATGCGACACCCTGGTGCACCTGTGCTAGGGTTTGCCCAATTCAAGGACGTTTTTGAGGCAATATTATGCAGTGGAGCGGTATTCCGCGCACACGGGTTTCCGCAATTCTTGGCGTGCTACTCACTGGTTATCTGATTTTAATGAGCCTGCAGCTGAATCAGAACTCCGGCCACTGGTTAAATCGGCTGGATTATCTGTGGTATGACCTGCGGTTTAACTGGTCATTGCAATGGCAACCCAAGCAGATTGGCGAGCAACCCATCGCTATTGTTGATATTGATGAAAAGGCGTTAGCAGAACAAGGGCGCTGGCCCTGGAGTCGCCATAAACTCGCTGATCTGGTAACCACGCTGAGCGAATACGGTGCCGTAGTGGTGGCATTCGATGTGGTATTTTCCGAACCTGAACGGAATCCCGTGGATGAAGTTCAGCAACGCATTGCCATCGATGGTGAAGTCTGGAAGGTACCGCCCGGCTGGTACCGTCAGGTGGACGGCGATAGTCAACTGGCTCAGGAATTGCCGTCAACCGATGTTGTGCTTGGGTTCTTTTTTCTCGATGAGGGCTCAGTAACCGTTGGCCAGCTACCGGCACCGGTTTATCGTTTGAATAGCGCGCAACGCCAAAACCTGGTGATGATTACGAAACCGGGTTATGCCGCCAACTTACCCTTGCTGCAACAAGCTGCGCAGGGTGGCGGGTTCGTTACAACATTTGCGGATGCTGATGGTGCAGTACGCCGTTCACCGCTGATTATCCGGTACGGCAATTATGTTTACCCATCGCTTTCGTTAGCAACGGTTATGACCTATCTGTTTGATAATGAATTGGTTCTGGAAACAGCCGAGGTTGGGCAGGTCGAGGTGTTACGACGCATTGGCCTGACGGAACAAATGGCACGCTCTGATGGCTCTGGCCGGGTGATTGTTCCTTACCGGGGCGGTAAAAAAACCTTTCCTTATTTTTCTGCAACGGATGTTTTGAACGGTCGGATTGATAACGATTCATTAGAGGGTGCGATTGTGTTGATCGGAACCTCAGCCATTGGTCTGGCGGATTTACGAACCACGCCAGTAGGCACGCAATATCCTGGCGTTGAGGTGCATGCCAATATTATTGATGCCATGTTAAATGATGGTTTTCCGTACCGACCTGAATGGGAGGCTGGGGCAACATTAATGCAACTGGTATTGATTGGTGCTGTATTGTCATTATGGCTACCAAGACTGGGACCTATCTGGGCGATAATGGTCAGCGGTACCGCCATGTTATTGGCCGTTGCCGGCAATTTTTATCTCTGGAATAAGCTGAATCTTGATTTACCGCTGGCGGCTATTATTTTGCTGGTGGTGGTATTGACTATGTTGAATCTTGGATACGGTTTTTTACGGGAAAATGCCAGCCGGAAACTACTAAAAGGAATGTTTGACCAGTATGTGCCGCCTGCACATATCGACCGGATGATGAGTGATCCCAGTGCCTATCAGTTTGAGGGTGAGCAAAAAGAATTAACAGTACTGTTCAGTGATATCCGAAGCTTCACCAATATTTCGGAAACGTTATCTGCTGCCGAACTGAAAGGGTTTCTTAACAGCTATTTTACGCCGATTACTCAGATTATTTTCGATAATGAAGGTACCATCGACAAATACGTCGGCGATATGGTAATGGCTTTCTGGGGAGCCCCCATTGATGATGAGCGACACGCTTATCATGCTGTCCTGACCGCATTGAAAATGCAGCAAATGACACAAAGGCTACGCGATGAATTTTCAAAGAAAGGCTGGCCTGCCGTTGAAATTGGTGTTGGTCTGAATAGTGGGCCAATGAATGTGGGTGACATGGGATCTTCTTATCGTCGTGCTTATACCGTCCTCGGAGATTCCGTCAACCTCGGGTCACGACTGGAAAGTATTACCAAGTTCTACGGTGCAAAAATATTGCTTGGTGAGCATACTCAGGCTTTGGCTCCGGAATTTATCTATCGCTACGTTGATCGTATTCAGGTAAAAGGGAAGAATGAGCCGGTCCGGGTTTATGAACCTTTATGTTTACAAAAGGATATGACCAGTGCGCTTTCCGCTGAGCTGACTCAATACGAAGCAGCGCATCAGTTATATATGGAGCAGCAATGGGATGCTGCGGCAGCGGCGTTTTCTGAACTGATTCAGAGTTACCCGGAGCAAAAATTGTATCAGGTTTACAAAGACCGGGTTGCAGACTTACGTCAGGAGAACCTTCCACACGACTGGGATGGTGTTTTCCGCCACACACAGAAATAAAAAGCAGGCGGAGTCACTCTGCCTGCGCTTTTCATACCTCATTCGGTCAGATTTACTGCCCCGGGCCAAGCAATTAAGCCGGTTGCCGTGTTCGGTGTTTCGGCGGTGTCTTGCAGTTGGAACCCCCCGGCCACACCGGGTATACCTCCAGCTGATGCCGGTGCCGTCAGGACTCCACCAATTTCGCTATTATTCAGATCCAGACTGATTCCACCATGGCTACCGTTAGTCACATCCAGATCGAGAACCGGCGTGTTCTGAGTGGCATTGCCTGGGCGAATATCACCGCTGAAACTGGCATTCCACAGATCACCGTTGAAGTTTGCTTGCAGGTTACCATTGCTGACAGCGCCTGAAGTGAGGTTCAGATCAAAGCTGCCACTCACGGTGGTATTTTCAACCAGCGTTCCATTGAGTGTCGCGGGTGCCAGGCCATTACCGGCGAAAGAAATGGTTCCTGACAGACCGATCAAATCGGTTACGCGAACGGGCTTCGATTTTATCCAGACTGCCGGCCCCTGAAGATCGACATGTTCTGTGCTTTGTGAGTCACGGTATTGTTCGATACTGCCTTCAGCTACGTCATTCCAAACCCCCCAGCTGACATTCGCAATTGGCTGGTTGGTGGTGCTGATTCCGGTAAAGCGAGTGACATCCAGTGCATTATCTGCGTCCTCTTTCAGAGAGACAAATACTGTCTGACCTCTTTCGTCTATAAATGTGGTCCCTGGCGTCACTTTATTGTTGATAATAAAGGCGCCATATTGATCACTATTGAGGAATTTTGCGTACTCGCTGTCGCTTAACCGCTGGTCTGGTGAGGCCAGCTCCGGCCGCTCACCATTGCCACCATCCGGGTTACCGCTGTTGTCGGAATCACCTCCCAGATTTGCGTTATCCTCGATTACCTGCTGAGTTAATTGTTCTTCACTGCCGGAGTCTTGTTCTTTATCCAGCCCATTAGGCAGTTCAGTCTGTTGGATACTTGGGTTTTCCACGGTTTGATCGGCTTCCGGAGCTTGCTCATCATCAAGGTCGGTCTCTGGAGCTTGCTGCTCGTTATCCGAGTCGCTGGATTCTGATTCTTTCTCTAATGGCTGTGCTGGCTGATGAAGGGCATCCGGTGCCGACAGCAACCCCTGAACTCCTTGACCATCCACCAGGGCAAAATCAAAATCTGCTCCCATTCCGAGGTTCATCTGTCCAAGCGAGCTGTTTACTGTGATGCCACCGGAGGAAACCCCAAGATACAATTTCTCAGGCGTAACCAGGGCTACGCGATATACCGTGCCACGAATACCGATGCTGGCAACCGGCGTATCTACCTTATACGCCTCTTTATCGCCCTTACCGATGCTGCCTGTCAGCGTACGAAAGCCGCCTTCAATCAACTCCATTAATACTTCACCCTCGTCGCTGGCATCGCTTGGTTGACGATAGGTTTTGATATTCAGTTTGGAGTTGGCGCGCAAAGCCAGCATACCTTTATCAACAAAACGAATCTGGACCCGGCTGTTATCGCCGGTGGAGATAACATCACTGGAATACACCATATCCCGGCGCTTCAGCTGACGCACTTCGCCATCAATATTAGTGGCCTGAGCTTCACCGCGGACCATAATGACCCGTCCGGCAACGCCACCCGCTTGAGACAGTGGCATCCAGATTATCAGTGTAAATATCAGCAAGAACTTCATTAGACTATTCATCGTTTTGCCTCCGTTAGAATGCCAATGTGAGACCAGCTTCGAGCAGCAGACGATCGTATTGATACACGTCGATATTGCTCGAATTATCCATATAGCTGAACTGACCATAGGCCGTCAGGTGAGCAATGATTTGTTGGTTGTAGCCGAGGATATATTGCGTCAGGGTCTCGCTGCGTTGTTTGCCATTGCTCAGCAGATCGTCTGGATTTTTCTTCTGGAATTCGTAACTGCGCCAGGCGAGCATGCTGTATGCACTGGATTCACCAGTAAATGCGTATTGTGCAGCCAGATTAATCCCCAGGATATCTTTAGCCAGCGGGCTGTCATCGGCGGAATCGGTACTGAGCATAGCGGAGCTTTGCGCTGAAAATCTTCCATTCGCATACTCAGGGCCTGCACTGATTTCCAGCTGCAGAGCGTCAAGGTCGTCGTTAATCTGGTTATCGTTGTTGCGTAGTTCTGCACGAGAGTTAAAGCGCCATGTCGGTGACAGACGATATTTCCAGTTCAGATTGGCGGATAAAGTATTTTGCAGACTTTCATCGGACAGCCAGTATTGCTGATAGCCGCCGCCCAAACGCCAGTGATGGTAGCCGCGAATTACCTGCAGGCCCCCCTGTAAAAATACTGAGTTAAGGTCGTAGGTATTGGTTTTTGCGTTGGCTTTTCGCTGGCCACCAATACGAACATCGAAGCCACTGCGTTTTGTAATCGGGGCACTGTAGCTTGCCTGACCACGCAATTTATAAAAGCCACTGGCGGTTTCTTTCTGGCTGTCATTCAGCCGCACTCGCTGTTCGGTTCCTTCCAGAATGAGATCAATTTCATCGATATCAGTGGATGAATTGATATTGGAATCGTAGCCACCACCGTAGCTCGCTAACGCTGACCAACGTGGGGTAAGTGCCTGGCGTCGCTCTTCTATACGGCGCAGGAACTTGTCGATGGTCGTGTGTACTTTATTGGGGGGATTCTGTGCCAGTACCAGACGGAATTCCGCTTCAGAAGCATCCAATTGGCCAAGAAAATAATAGCTGCGGGCTAATTCCAGGCGGTAACGCGGAACCTGCGGAAACTGATCACTCAGGCGCTCAAATACGAACAGAGCTTCGTGATGCGCACCGATCTGAGCAGCACTGAAGCCATAATAAAAGTCGAACTGGCTGTCACCTTCAAAAGTTTCCAGATGTGGTTCGGCCAGTGCCTTCGCTTGCTGAAACTGTTGCTGATCGATTAATCGCGATAACTTGTTGTTGATATCTCTGATATCAATAGATGATGTCTCGGTCTCGGTCTCGGTTTTGGGTATGGGTTCTGAGCTTTGATCTGTTTCAGCCAGACTCACAGAAGTGAGCAGCAATGCCAGAATTGCAGGGGCTAAG contains:
- a CDS encoding glycosyltransferase family 1 protein, producing the protein MTPVRISIVSETYVPDVNGVANSLRHLIQALDNNKYRIQIIRTRPKAAWTPEVEEVWVKGLTIPMYPDLQIGLPCAKRMAAVWDQFQPHMVFIATEGPLGNSALKEAQRRGLPVLSAFHTNFHRYSSYYGMGWIKTLTLNWLRRFHNSTLGTLVPSSESATFLRSNGFDDVHVLPHGVNCELFHPRCRSAYLRNQWQVEDGQPVALYVGRIAAEKNIPQIVTSYRQLLQHTPDLKLVMVGDGPLRLQLEQQHPDIIFAGIQTGEALARYYASADFFMFASQTETFGLVTLEAMASGLPVVAYDLAAAAQFIRQGVDGHLAKADDSDAFTQACRKLLSMDLLVAGQQARENAEQASWAKVTQQFDQHVHAAIYHSHEQKAEQIQTMV
- a CDS encoding FecR domain-containing protein, whose protein sequence is MNSLMKFLLIFTLIIWMPLSQAGGVAGRVIMVRGEAQATNIDGEVRQLKRRDMVYSSDVISTGDNSRVQIRFVDKGMLALRANSKLNIKTYRQPSDASDEGEVLMELIEGGFRTLTGSIGKGDKEAYKVDTPVASIGIRGTVYRVALVTPEKLYLGVSSGGITVNSSLGQMNLGMGADFDFALVDGQGVQGLLSAPDALHQPAQPLEKESESSDSDNEQQAPETDLDDEQAPEADQTVENPSIQQTELPNGLDKEQDSGSEEQLTQQVIEDNANLGGDSDNSGNPDGGNGERPELASPDQRLSDSEYAKFLNSDQYGAFIINNKVTPGTTFIDERGQTVFVSLKEDADNALDVTRFTGISTTNQPIANVSWGVWNDVAEGSIEQYRDSQSTEHVDLQGPAVWIKSKPVRVTDLIGLSGTISFAGNGLAPATLNGTLVENTTVSGSFDLNLTSGAVSNGNLQANFNGDLWNASFSGDIRPGNATQNTPVLDLDVTNGSHGGISLDLNNSEIGGVLTAPASAGGIPGVAGGFQLQDTAETPNTATGLIAWPGAVNLTE
- a CDS encoding adenylate/guanylate cyclase domain-containing protein, which translates into the protein MQWSGIPRTRVSAILGVLLTGYLILMSLQLNQNSGHWLNRLDYLWYDLRFNWSLQWQPKQIGEQPIAIVDIDEKALAEQGRWPWSRHKLADLVTTLSEYGAVVVAFDVVFSEPERNPVDEVQQRIAIDGEVWKVPPGWYRQVDGDSQLAQELPSTDVVLGFFFLDEGSVTVGQLPAPVYRLNSAQRQNLVMITKPGYAANLPLLQQAAQGGGFVTTFADADGAVRRSPLIIRYGNYVYPSLSLATVMTYLFDNELVLETAEVGQVEVLRRIGLTEQMARSDGSGRVIVPYRGGKKTFPYFSATDVLNGRIDNDSLEGAIVLIGTSAIGLADLRTTPVGTQYPGVEVHANIIDAMLNDGFPYRPEWEAGATLMQLVLIGAVLSLWLPRLGPIWAIMVSGTAMLLAVAGNFYLWNKLNLDLPLAAIILLVVVLTMLNLGYGFLRENASRKLLKGMFDQYVPPAHIDRMMSDPSAYQFEGEQKELTVLFSDIRSFTNISETLSAAELKGFLNSYFTPITQIIFDNEGTIDKYVGDMVMAFWGAPIDDERHAYHAVLTALKMQQMTQRLRDEFSKKGWPAVEIGVGLNSGPMNVGDMGSSYRRAYTVLGDSVNLGSRLESITKFYGAKILLGEHTQALAPEFIYRYVDRIQVKGKNEPVRVYEPLCLQKDMTSALSAELTQYEAAHQLYMEQQWDAAAAAFSELIQSYPEQKLYQVYKDRVADLRQENLPHDWDGVFRHTQK
- a CDS encoding tetratricopeptide repeat protein, translated to MKHLAPAILALLLTSVSLAETDQSSEPIPKTETETETSSIDIRDINNKLSRLIDQQQFQQAKALAEPHLETFEGDSQFDFYYGFSAAQIGAHHEALFVFERLSDQFPQVPRYRLELARSYYFLGQLDASEAEFRLVLAQNPPNKVHTTIDKFLRRIEERRQALTPRWSALASYGGGYDSNINSSTDIDEIDLILEGTEQRVRLNDSQKETASGFYKLRGQASYSAPITKRSGFDVRIGGQRKANAKTNTYDLNSVFLQGGLQVIRGYHHWRLGGGYQQYWLSDESLQNTLSANLNWKYRLSPTWRFNSRAELRNNDNQINDDLDALQLEISAGPEYANGRFSAQSSAMLSTDSADDSPLAKDILGINLAAQYAFTGESSAYSMLAWRSYEFQKKNPDDLLSNGKQRSETLTQYILGYNQQIIAHLTAYGQFSYMDNSSNIDVYQYDRLLLEAGLTLAF